The Chlorobaculum sp. MV4-Y genome contains the following window.
GCCTACGGCAACTGGAAGAGCCATTCGCTGAAGGGATGGGAGGACAAACTGCACGATTACGCCATCCGCCCGATCCAGCAGTTCGATTACACCAAGGGCAAGAACGCCACCGACATGGCGATGACCATCGACGCAATGGACCTGCTCTTTAGCAAAAAACTCGATGCCTTCTGCATCGTGTCGAGCGACAGCGATTTTACGCCGCTCGTGATGCGTATTCTCTCGGAAGGTTTGAACGTGTACGGCTTCGGGCAGAAATCGACGCCTTCGCCCTTCGTGAACGCCTGCTCGACCTTTCTCTATCTCGATTCGTTCGCTGGCGAGAAGGAGCCTGCCAAAAGCGACAGCTTCCGCCGCAAGAGCAGCCACGAGTTGCGGAGCGACGGCAAGCTGCGGACGCTGCTGCTCAACGCCGTTGACAGCGCCCAGGAGGAGGATGGCTGGTCGAATCTCGCCAAGATCGGCAAGAACATCGCCAACCAGGCGTCATTCGATCCGCGAAACTACGGCTACAAGCGACTCTCCGATCTGATTCGTTCCATCGACATGTTCGATATCGAGTTCCGCAACAACCACTCCGAACTCTACATCCGCGACAAACGCAAGGGGCGCAAACCCGAAGCGCTGCCCGCTGAAGCCCCGGCGGTAGCGCCTGTTTCGCCGGAGATTCAGCCACTCGATCTAGCCGCCCCGCAGCCTGCTGCCGCCGAGGATGTATCGACAACTCCTGTTGCAGCGGAACCCGTCGCTGAAAAGCTGGTCGCTTCGGAGCCGGAACCGCCAAAACCTGTCGCGTCAGAGCCGGAACAGGCGACGCCAACTGCGCCTGAACCAGTCAAGCCTGAAGTCGCCGCGGCCGAACCTGTTACCGTCGTTCCAATTGCCGACGAACCAGAGGCCACTGCGCCAGCCGCGCCTGAAGTGCCGGAGCCTGCCACCGCAGAGACCCCCGTCGTCAAAGCCAAGCCCGCGAAGCGCACCGTGTCCCGCTCGTCGAGATCGAGATCGAAGAGCGTCAAAGCCGCCGCGAAACCCGCCCCGTCGCCGGAACCGCCAGCGGAGATTCCCGCCGAACCAGCCCCGGAACCGGTGGCCGCCGCCGAACCCGAGCCTGTTCAGCCATCAGCCGAAGCGCCCGCACCAGAGAAAAAGCCCCGCCGCCCCGCCCGCCGCCGCCCCGCCCGCAAAAAGAGCGAAGCTGCAACTGAAGAATAGGTCGGATAGGTCGGATAGGACGTAGAGGATGGAAGAGGTGACGAGGATTTTACCAGATTTTTGATTTTGCTCTGTAGGGGCGGGTTTTATGCCCGCCCTGTTGCTTTACTATTTATTCCCTAAGGGCAAATACTCCGCCGCTTGCGGCGGGTTCTTTATTGGTGCCTCCAGACTTTGACCGCAGAAATTAGCAGGATTACCGCCAGCAGCGGGAGTAAATAGTTATCTGGAATGATGCCAAGCAAGCGCGAACCTATCCATGAACCAACAATTGAACCAGCGGCCATAATCAGAACAAACGGTTTGTTTGCTCCGAGAACGACAAAGCTGCTATCTCGGCTGTATCGAGCAAAGCTGACCAACATGGTTGGAAGACTGACGGCAAGTGAGAGACTTCCTGCCAGTTTAATATCGACTCCGAACAAGATAACAATTGTCGGAATGAGCAACTCGCCGCCCGCTACGCCAAGAAGGGCCGCAACGATTCCAATGCAAAGACCTGCAATGACGCCAGTTGTCATGAGCAAGGCGGGAGATTGAAAGAGTGCGGAACCTGTGGTGTTCGTATGGTGTCCGGTTAGGAGCACCAAAGCGATGCCGATAAGAAGCGCAGCAATCACGCGGTAGAGTGTTTCACTTCGCAAGCTTGTTGCCCAGCTTGCTCCTAACCAAGCACCGATAAGGCTGCCAGCCAACAGATTGACGATAATTTGCCAGTGCGCAAAGACGTTTTCCCATGAGATCGTTGCTGCTCTAAATGGTAACGCTGAGGCCACAACCAAAA
Protein-coding sequences here:
- a CDS encoding NYN domain-containing protein, with product MEHSRETIAMLIDADNSPSDKIDFVLAEMAKYGVVNIRRAYGNWKSHSLKGWEDKLHDYAIRPIQQFDYTKGKNATDMAMTIDAMDLLFSKKLDAFCIVSSDSDFTPLVMRILSEGLNVYGFGQKSTPSPFVNACSTFLYLDSFAGEKEPAKSDSFRRKSSHELRSDGKLRTLLLNAVDSAQEEDGWSNLAKIGKNIANQASFDPRNYGYKRLSDLIRSIDMFDIEFRNNHSELYIRDKRKGRKPEALPAEAPAVAPVSPEIQPLDLAAPQPAAAEDVSTTPVAAEPVAEKLVASEPEPPKPVASEPEQATPTAPEPVKPEVAAAEPVTVVPIADEPEATAPAAPEVPEPATAETPVVKAKPAKRTVSRSSRSRSKSVKAAAKPAPSPEPPAEIPAEPAPEPVAAAEPEPVQPSAEAPAPEKKPRRPARRRPARKKSEAATEE
- a CDS encoding sulfite exporter TauE/SafE family protein, with protein sequence MKSRIKAFFSGASIGTLGGLIGLGGAEFRLPLLLGMFAFPPLEAVILNKAMSLLVVASALPFRAATISWENVFAHWQIIVNLLAGSLIGAWLGASWATSLRSETLYRVIAALLIGIALVLLTGHHTNTTGSALFQSPALLMTTGVIAGLCIGIVAALLGVAGGELLIPTIVILFGVDIKLAGSLSLAVSLPTMLVSFARYSRDSSFVVLGANKPFVLIMAAGSIVGSWIGSRLLGIIPDNYLLPLLAVILLISAVKVWRHQ